A region of the bacterium genome:
CGGGCTGGCCGGTGATCGGGCAGAGGCAGGTGAATTCCTCGCAGTGAAAGGTGATGACCGTGTCGCGGCCGGGGTATTTGTTGGGGAAGGCCTCGAGGCGGCGGACCGGCTTGGCGGGGCCGCCCCCCAGGTGCGTGAGGGCGGCACTCGATGGCTTGCGGGTGGGCATGGGATTCCTCGCTTACGATTTGATCAGACGGCACGAGGCGGTGCAGGTCTCCGCCACACGGATTTCATGATAACGGACGCGGCGCGCGGCGAGCGCATCATCCAGCCAGTGCGCGAGCATCTCCGAGGTGGGGTTGGTCAGTCCGGGAAGATCATTGAGCAGGCGGTGGTCGAGCTGCCGGTAGATGTCCCCCAGCGGCCCCGCCAGCGGGCTGGCGTCGGCGGCGGTCACCGCGGCGCGAAAACTGTGCCCGTGCACACGGCGGCATTTGTGCGTCTCTGGCAACGCCGGGAGATAGTGCGCCGCGGCAAATCCGAAGCGCAATCGCTCGTATCCGTCGCCCAGCCGCGCCACCACCGGTCGCCAGTCGCGTTCCCCGAGGATCGTCGCGCGGCACTCATGCAACGACGGCAACTGCGGGCGCAACCGCTCGGTCATCCAGTGGGTGACATCGGCGAGCGTGGCCTCGTTCATGCCCTCGACCTCGTTGAGCACCCGGTGGTCCAGACGGTCGATCACCGACTTGGCGCGTTCCTTGATCTCGGCGTAGTCCATCACCCAGCCCAGTGCCGGGTCCAGCGGGCCGGCGACGGCAACGGTCACTTCATACGAGTGGCCGTGAAGACGCGCGGTACGCTCATCGGCGCGCGGCGAGGCGTTGCGATGCGCCGCCTCGAAGGTCAGCACGCATTCGAGAATCATCGCGCCTCCTCCGTCGCATAACGGAGCGGATCGGCCAGTCCGGCCGCGGCGAAGGCGCGGCGGCGAATCTGGCAGGAATCGCAGACACCGCAGGCGACCAACGCCGCGCCGTCGTGGCGCGGCTGATAACAACTCAGCGTGTGCTCAAACGGCACCGCCAGCGAGCGGCCCAGACGGATGATCTCGGTCTTGGTCATGTGCAGCAGCGGGGTGTGAATCCGCCAGCGCGCCCCCTCAACGCCGGTCCGGGTGGCCAAATCGGCCAGGCGCGCGAACGCCTCAAAATACTCGGGACGGCAGTCGGGATAGCCGGAATAATCGAGCGCATGCGCGCCAATGAAGATATCCCCGGTGTTCAGACTTTCCGCCCAGCCCATCGCCAGCGACAGAAAGATCGTGTTGCGCGCTGGGACATAGGTCGTCGGAATGTCGTGGCCCATCGCCGCGGGATCGCGCCGTTCCGGCACCGGCAGGGCGGATGTCAAGG
Encoded here:
- a CDS encoding 6-carboxytetrahydropterin synthase is translated as MILECVLTFEAAHRNASPRADERTARLHGHSYEVTVAVAGPLDPALGWVMDYAEIKERAKSVIDRLDHRVLNEVEGMNEATLADVTHWMTERLRPQLPSLHECRATILGERDWRPVVARLGDGYERLRFGFAAAHYLPALPETHKCRRVHGHSFRAAVTAADASPLAGPLGDIYRQLDHRLLNDLPGLTNPTSEMLAHWLDDALAARRVRYHEIRVAETCTASCRLIKS
- the queC gene encoding 7-cyano-7-deazaguanine synthase QueC — protein: MASPAVVLLSGGLDSAVALAVCRRDGFVPYALTIDYGQRHREELDCARRLAAQAAVARHIVLTVDLTQWGGSALTSALPVPERRDPAAMGHDIPTTYVPARNTIFLSLAMGWAESLNTGDIFIGAHALDYSGYPDCRPEYFEAFARLADLATRTGVEGARWRIHTPLLHMTKTEIIRLGRSLAVPFEHTLSCYQPRHDGAALVACGVCDSCQIRRRAFAAAGLADPLRYATEEAR